Part of the Leptidea sinapis chromosome 5, ilLepSina1.1, whole genome shotgun sequence genome, AATTTCTATACTCTATTAGCagttaagatttatttaataacccTCCTTTCCTTTAGATTACGCAAAAGGGAGTCACATCGTAAAGATTACCTACGTAACAGTTTCCCTCAATCATGGATATATCTTTGAATGAGTTACACACCTACCAATCAAGTAAAACTCAATGGTGTTTTTTAAGAGGTGAGAACAcacataaaatatgaatatgagTAGATACCTATGCGcctatttttaaagaaaaatagaaTTTTGTAGGTATATTGCCATACTACGATTGAATCGAACTCAAGCAACAAACTGAATAGaggcaataattattaaaataaatatatacatatatgattATAAAGTAGCTgagtatattgtaatataattatgtacgtaaattatcatataaattataactcATGAACTTCTTACTAGAACGAGGCAAATGCAAAGGTAAGAACCTACTTCAATATCTAcgatttcttttcttttaaagttgtaataattaataattattcttaaaaagtttCTTAATGCAACTTAGTTGAGGAATCGATatccatataatattatctatacatacctcatctaaatatttattctattttgatTCAATAGGGATGGTCTGTAACACTACACATATCGATAAAAAAGTTTGCTAGGGTCACTTTTTCAAAAGAGATAATCGAACCGAAATTACCATACTTACACCTCATAGTTTTTAGGTATGCATGTGAAACtcttaagatttttattatgttgGTTATCTAAGATTATCTGCACAAATGATTATTATGTGACGAAATATTCTTCCACattgcataatataatttagtaatTATCATATTGGTAGTATTACACTGCTGTGTATTTTGAAAAATTGTGATTATTATAACGCCTTGCAAATGCAACAAAATATTTCAAGtattattaacatataaaacaaaactaTACTTAAATGTATAATGTGTATCTACCTAAAGTCATATGGTCGCTCTATAGAATCAAGTTTCCGCTAGTTTCCTCTAGATGGCAGCTCACGTACGGTTTAAAGAAGTGTACAAAGGCCAGGATATGAATGAAGGTAAATTGGTGTTTGCTTTGTGATTGACGCTATAGTAACTTGATTTGGCGTTATCATTCTAATACACGAATATTGGCACCTCGTTATTATCAATCAATGAAACAACATGGTAATGTGGCAGTAAATATATTCAGAAAATATTAACCCTAGTCGATTCGACTTCGtcagtataaaagtatatatgtatagagaagtataaatttcattgttacaaTATTGTCAATAGTATAAACAATTGATTTACTAATTCTTATTATTGCTTTATACAATATCGTACCGAGTATAAACATTCGACAACAAGATTACATCAGTATACTAAAAACTAGGTACAACTTAGAACTAAGCCAGCCATCTTTCAATCGATCACCCATCATCACGATAAACACTTaatttagatataataataattacatatcaCAATGGAACGTCCCTTCAACATCAACCGTCATACATAACAAACTTACGCAAAATACAAAAGGAAGGCACGAGATCTAACTAAGCTACATTTGTATATGCCCTAAAATGTTAGTCTAAATGCAGACGTGCATTGGCACGCGTAGTCTAACTAGCCTGAAGAATAATCTTACATTATTTCAGTAGCTTAAAGAGTTTTAAAGCGGCTCTGGAATATAATGACTGGCTCGGCAGAGGTCGTTCCCCGTGTCGAGCTTTAGTATTGGAATGTCGACGCGCAAGCATTCCCGGCGCTCTTTGTGCTCGGGCGCGGTACGGACTATGGGCAGGTAGCCGCGGTGCAGAGTTGCCGGTTGCACTGCGCCCGCGACCCAGCCCTAGCACACTAGCACGTCACTACCAGCCATTGTCCATTATCTACAATCGATCTACACTGTGTCcttgtttttttcaaatttcttcGCTAAGTCATCCATTAACTCTTTGAAAATGAGGGGATCTATATTTTTCCCAAGTTGATAAAGCACAAACCAATCACCGATCTGCAGCTGTTGTGCAACGGTCTCAACCTGGTCCTGAGGAGCTAGGCGACTGCGGGCACGTAGCAGGTAGAGACGGACACGCGGGCCTGCCACTACAGCTGCTCGATACACTAGCGATATGCCACTCAATATGGATAAGATGATAAACCAAAACCACAGGAAAACGTAGATCTTTTCATTGACAATATTCAAGGGCAAAACACACAGGCCGTCGAATTTCTGAACAGTACCTGAAGGACCGTACTTATGGAATGTGCATTTTGTAACTTTAGGAAAAACTCTTGCCATTGGATCTTCACGTTCTTCTGGCTCCATTTCTGTAAAACGTACAACATCACGACCGTATGTTGAGAATTCTCCATCCAAGAAAAAGTCCATAAAATATATCTGACCCACTACATTGATAAAGTTCAGCACTTCGCAGATGAAGAAACGGAACGCGTAGAAGTTTTGTGTGTGTAAGTTCGTCTTGAAATAATCAACAAGTAATTTCTTACGGTCTTTCTTACAGTCTTCTCCAACAACTGGGCAATTTAAGTCAAGTACTAACATTTTTATGCGGCCACCTTCCCATGTCTTCCaaagataacgcggcacgtaaAAAAGAATGGCCTGGAAGAATAACACGAAGCACACCCACTGATAGTACTTATGATATTTCACTTCATCTTGTCCGTCAACGTGAGACGCAACACCTGGTTGAACTATATCTTTTCCAACTCGTCCAACAAGTCTGTTTGGAATAGTAAACGTTGAGTAGATCCAGCAATATGTGTCCATAACGGCATACGGAATATCGTCGACGATACAATCAATCGGGTCACCGATGTATTGTCGTGAAGTAACGAGAAGAGAGAACGTTACAAGTATTATCACGGTGGCTTTGTAGTGGAGGCGAAACACATTATTGTCGATGCACACCGAGTCGAGCTTGAGAAGGCCCTTCACAGAGCCGAAAACGTCAAACATGGCGGGTGGTTAGCCGCGGGCGCGCGGCGCGTCGGTcgcgttacttaaaaatacgGGCGTGCGCTTCGCCCTCGCGTCGAGTGCGGAATGCCAGCGGGCAGCGGGTGCCGGGCAGTGGGGCGCGACTCGGAGCGCGCGAGGGGGAGTGGTGTTCCCCCGGCCCTCCCCGCTTGCAGTCGCAGTCTGTACACGGATCAACGACACAACACTGACCCTATTTCCACCTATATTTGTGGCGTCATCTGGTAGCAGCCGCCGCTAGCTACACATCTCAAAACAAGCATTAAAATTTCTTGCGGCGTTACACACTACGAATACAATTAAACGTACACTTATCAATTGATTACATCATTTAACTGTTGTACCTACTACCATATTTTGTAAACGTACCGACCTAGAAacaattgtaattttaaaatcaaactaatttcaaatttaagaaattatGGTAGGTTATATGTATTTGTCGGTATAGTATTATAGTTGGTATGGTCGGAGATTTAACGACGTCAAGTGACCATGTCTTAACTTTCATGAAAGCAATAACCCAACAAACCAGTTAGTCTCTGACAGTCAGGATCCGgttttgttatttaacatttaattttaaattcgcGAAATGATGTGCATTGTGCAACATTGAACATGCGTAAACTAGGTATGAAACATtaagtgttaaataaatatgtagaaCTTAGGTAGGTTCACATTACTCACTGACAGGGTACACAATATTTGAGTGTTTTCCAATCATAATACAATAATTCTTCTATTACTACGCTACTATATATCGAATCGGTAAATTAGTAGGTACATAATAAGTCTTATCTgatctgatttaaaaatatttgatacttaATCATTACTTATACAATATTAGGtccgaaattaataaaatcttagaTATTAACATTGATACTTAAATCATCCATCCATgcaagcaattatttttatcgatATCGATAAATGATGACAGCCCTAATagttttctaaataaaaatattagtgacTACAGATGTAGGTATATGTCTCTTtgattaaatattgtttgtattTAGCTAGGCtctacttattaattaataatcttattataatagTTGCTTCTAGTACTTGCCATGTTTCAATGGGTAataactacaattaaaaaacaaacttcaATAATGCAAACGATTTTAGGTAATGTTTGGGTAGGTGTAGTTTCTACCCAAATATTGCTATtcaaatacacaaattaaaattatattataactaggccaatattattcataatgtaCGCATTGATAACCCAATCATTGAATAATAACACATTCTAATTTTAAGAATCGTTTCCGAATGCCTTAGACCGCTTTCGCAATACGTCCGATTCGAATTCGATcagtatccgtgaaaacacggtccgaagtattcgtagaactatttctatgatAGTTtgcgcactagatccggcttccgtcatccgatttctttccgtcaaccgtagaaatagttctacgactacttcggattGTATTCACGGacacggatcggactctgatcggacgtagtgcgaaagcgctcttactgTGACGGATTACATAATTTGCAAATTGAGAGATTACAAATATCTTCACGTGAAATAGGTACCTATGTAGGTATTAGGTAAGCAATAAACTTGCAGTTTGCGACACAATAAATGATGTTTATGATCTATTAATTAGATAGAAACATTTTGTATAACAATAGGTTGGTATTGCACCATATTAACGTCTGTTTAAAGCAGTCTCAGACAATTATTGATTCACACCAACTACTTACCTAGTTGATTTgatagatagagtgattcaagaggaaggtttatatgcattactagctgacccggcaaacgttattttgccatataaattgcagatttttttctacttactccacacttatattatattttggataattcacactatagttttataaattatagcctatgagtTATTcaggtgtgtaagctatattattataaagtttcatcaaaatccattcagtactttttgcgttaaagaggtacaaacatacatccagacatacaaactttcacatttataatattagtaggatgtagTAGAGAAACACTGATAATTTTAGAGGTGTCTAATATGATGTCgtcaataaacacattttttacgcttacattgcaaacgctggTGGAACCCTACAAGATACACCTTAAAAATGGTCTACAAAAAAGTTCACAATGGTATTTGTCTATCTCTTAGGCATAACCCACAATAACCATGTTTTGCTCATTAGGTACTTTTTACGAGTaataatggcttatttacgAAACCATTTCAAGCAATACAACAAAACCCGTATTCATTTAAGTTCCTTATACATTGTTCATTTAATATAGTTCATTGGGCTTTTACAGCatgtaatataaatgaatattttcgtaGATATTATAGATTAAAAATGCAGAGACATAGCGGTTGCGGCGGTCCCGGCCGGGAAAGCCTTAGAATGAGTATTATCAAGTTTATCGTCGTTAATTGATGAAATATAGTTAACGGGATCGCTCTGTAGTAcctttgttattttatttaatttttactatcaacttttgacagaacgaagtctgtccgggcagctagcactagaataagatttagatatagtatatctataactagctgacccgacagacgctgttctgctAATAGAAAATGATAAGAATTAATTATGGTATTTGTGCAAACGGCTTTTACataaccgctttataattgccaattttgaaaatattaaagtgGATAGTAGTCCTGTAGACTTATATAAGAtgcacaattccaccatacattattttgttatatctcaaaggttTTATAGACAGCGTTTTCAACAATTAAGTAAAACACTTTacaaggattaaaacacgtgttattctgtgtttttatatgtatattagatTACATACTtatcatctgcagtccccctgaaatcgagatctggaaaggtcttgaaacgtcggcttaactaaaataatattttgcgaaaatgcataataatttattattcaaatgttgtgagttttATTGAGTGTTAATTCTGTTAAGATCATAATACTGTGAAATTGTGAATACATTACTTGGAAAAAGACATAACTTACCCGTACGAAATGGATCTTATAAGACCGCATTCTAAATTGCTGTTACCGTAGATACCTACGTGATTATTTTTAGGACTAAAGTTAAAACCAGgaactaaaattaatttgttatacctttaattattaaaaatttatttaattcccgCATTCTCTCGGGAGGAATCAAAggcgcgttgccggccttttagaaaaatgtaaataagtaaaaaaaaatatttctaacgCAATTTTATCTGTATCTGTGGCTGGGTGATTtcattgcgcccgttcttctgatgtctgaggcatacctatctgtttgattttttttgacgATAAGTGGGTAGTTAAAATAacctttttatttcatataaaaaataacgttATAAACCCCCGgcttcaaaaactaaaaggtGTAAAagaacttaataaagatttaatttaatacacctcttacaCAAACTTAATACCtttaatatgaattaaatactgttatatatgtatgtgctacctattgacaggttttaagtcggtgcataaatgtaataaatagtaactacctacactcgccacgcgtgactttgagcgggataaaagtaggtacttatttgGCGAATTTCTTAATTATAACGTAACTAGCTGATAGACTGTTAGGCTCATGGTTTTTCTTACGAAATCCCGTAACAAAAGAGATATTTCTCAATTACCTACTGTATCAAAGTGAACTTGAACCAGTGACGTAGTGACCTTTCCATTACAGATAATGGACGGCGAACACATTCTCACGCCGCTGAGTATCAACCATCAACACGTTatgaaaacaattattgtaacagAACATTAAATCTAAACATCCTCAATTAAAGACTGAATAAATACTACGAAATACATCAAATTCATTCATCATCTTAGACACAATAGTATGAAAAATCTCACAACCAAACTCAAAAGTTTTTGACCAATGTAAGTCAAAAATCTACACTTAAGAACATGAAAGTTTTTCATCGTACCAATTACGACCATtccggaaaaagttgagcttaaATAAGCAGAAGTGCCAAGGCACTCattgattttcttttaaatcaatatttatagcttcatcatttcacaaatatttaaaatacaatctaTGGATagcgatgcaacaaaatactgaaaCGTTTCAGTatactaaagtaaaaaaaataagtaaataataattgaaatattgaGGAAATTGGATGTATCAATTCACAcacaatgtaaaaaataataaatatttaatctagtgtttaaagaaaatatagctCAAAAGCAGGGTTCTCACGAGTATGACttaccagccatcgcttccctcgaCCGTATCTTAGGGAAGAGCAAGGAAAATATACGAGAAATGAAGGCGGATAAATGATTCCGACATTTTCTATAGTCCTGTAAAAATATCTTTCAGAAAAGCATCAtccttaatttaaaataaccaCTATAATTTTAGTAATTCCTAGTGTTTAAAGTTGGGATCAGTAATGCATTTTGGTATCCTATAATTCGTAAACAAATAGTCGTATTTTTCTACTTTAGTCTTCAGGGTGGGGTTGTGTTTGGCACGTAGGTACTCTGCAGAGCAGCGGTACAGATTTATGTGGGTTAATGGCATAATATGGTACAGCAAGGATCAGTATACTTTTTTCGTCAACATCGCGTAGATATTCACCATTACCATAACTGAGTGGAAAATAAGTTGCATTGTAAATCCACTAAAGTGATTCATCCATTAGTATAAAAGCTGAACTtagagatgtttttttttattaagaaaagcAACAGCTTTAAAAACTTAAGATAATTACAGAGAGTCAATTAAAGGTTTCCACAATTAGTGCTAGAGTAGAAAAATGGAACTGACAACGTGAGCATATACATTTCGAAAATTACAATTCACACGATCAATAAAGTTAAAACGTAACAACTTCAGATAATGTAGGGTTATGAAAAGAATTTGTTGgctaagctacgtcttacagaGTCTACGCTTGAACAGAAGAGATCTAGATTATTATCACTACTCGACAGATTGTTGAATCTATGGCTTGCTCGCCAAgtaaaagtatttcttttatagtttaGGTTAGTGTGTTGAAGTCTTAGTAAATAatgtttgataaaattttgtgtttgcgCTTCTTTGGtttcttttacatttttgttAGATTTTGTCTCATTCTTCTTAAGTATATATTCCGTCTTTTCCTAGTCCATTCGCAATAACAGTTAACACACTTTACCCTTGTTACTCTTACCCATACTTTAATCTTTATTTCGTTATATCATTGTATATTGTAGAGGAAATTTATTGTTCATGTCCTTCAATTTATCACTTGgcttattcaatattttttctaattgtttaaatattaatttgctgAAATGTTATGTAATGCTCTGTTTTATgtgaattttgaaaattttacttCGATTTTCACCTTAATAACTAATAAGATTATTGTATTGGTGCTGGGTCTGTTGCAGCAATAAATAGCTTCTATTCATTACATTCACGacaggaggtctattaccaaaatcgaaagccgaagtttcggtccgaaacgaaagaacgacgaacttcgaattaaatcctattaccaaagttttTCGAATCCGAATATTGCGGACGGACATCGTTTCAGAACCATAGAAATGACCATAAAAAGTGAGGTGAAACagcaaaaaagtaaatgtcaagtgaatttgggaataaggtaaacgaaagataAAATGGCtcatcgcgaacttcgtatcgatcttcggatccgaaacactatcgtaataggaaaatgcaCGATCTGTTAACCGAAACTTCGtgtttcgattttggtaatagggctccagaACTCGTATAAGCAGTCTTTATTTATAGAATCacagtaagtatttattatctCACTCAAATGAACTTTGCACGGACACATCTCACGTCCGTCGACTGATTGTCCATATATAATTACCAGATGCACTGCAGAATCAGCCCATCAATATTGTTATGTATAACAGGTGTACAGTCTATAcgtgtaaaaaaaatttaacaaacaatagatttatttcttccgccgcgacccgctctcacctctcgcctcctcacgactcaagcacatctcacctataactatggatgtagtaacaaaccttggatgacaccgactccaaaaattacaacaatcgtaactagaattagattaattaattagtgtataaaaatacgcaattatttttatactttttagtccatattatatctattgttttggaatagtgttttttgaagtcggttgttttttgttaaaacttttattttttatttttagtgaatttgaacactaactaacaatttgtcttaatatgtgtagatatactaaatttttctattcgctttgcaatttgattacagacagaaattctgccacagatcgcaccgttACTGTAAGTCTTTAAAGagtacgtatgtatagcaaatttaagacttatggttttctcatggatgccactgtcagatcaggaccaaattacaacgggaccacacgggaagcaccagctttcaattaaataaaaaaatatcaaaaacggttttgaggtaataaacataaaaaaaataccgacgaattgagaacctcccccttttttgaagtaggttaaaTACTTGGCAGTTAGTTATAAGAATCGTTATTTTAGCTTGTTCGCTGCAACGTATAAACCTGCGCGCCAATTTGCTAACACTGGGTTGCCACGTTCCCTCTCTATATCTCCTGGTAATTTAGGTTACATAACGCCCGAGGTACTTGAACTGATAGTCGCGTTTTAGTTTGATGGCGGGCAAGGATTCTTGGCATTTCCCAACGGTAGCCCTAAGACGTGAAGCTGGTTTTTCTTGGCCTACCATTGTCTAATGTTATCCTATATAGAGTTcgtttttgaataatatttgataaGAGGACAAGGGTTACTTCATAAAGGATggaagtttttttaattatttttgtaatttttaattaatatataaaattgtgtgCTTAGAAAAACGCATAGGTGCATGATATATTATGCGGTTTTCTtagaattaaaactataatattgtCTTATGATGTAATGTGTTgagtattttaataacaattgcaAAATCGTACTACCAAGTTATTCAtgtaattttgttatttgaattCACTCTTTTATAGccaagtttatattatataaaaaaaatattgttgagcGTTGAGGGAAAAGTGCATAATATTCAGTTATTAGACAAGAATGTTATATTACTTATGTTGTTCTCTGCTGATTGTCGACAACTTAATTCATTTCAATCAaaataaagagtttttattcAATCCCCGTTTATTATCGAATCACACTCAAAACgtcatcataataattacaattattaacctTATCAATTAAAATGATGACTCACCATTTACACGAAATCAGGACATGGTTTGACTGTTGACTTTGACAGATGTCATTTATAGGTATAATTCCGAAAAAAAAGTCATCCGATGGTATTGGAAGTGTAATCTTTTTAATCTTATCATTGGTTATAAGTACTTAAAATACGTATTCAATTGATATTATGCTCAAGGCTTATTGCAGTAAAAgaaaactgataaaaaataaatgaattacgTTTTATATCCTAGATACTTACtatgatatattatgattattgcaAAGCTGATAAAAATCGCATTGAAAGACATTACGTAGACACCTATTTATATGGAATTAGTCGTAG contains:
- the LOC126964543 gene encoding innexin inx2, with protein sequence MFDVFGSVKGLLKLDSVCIDNNVFRLHYKATVIILVTFSLLVTSRQYIGDPIDCIVDDIPYAVMDTYCWIYSTFTIPNRLVGRVGKDIVQPGVASHVDGQDEVKYHKYYQWVCFVLFFQAILFYVPRYLWKTWEGGRIKMLVLDLNCPVVGEDCKKDRKKLLVDYFKTNLHTQNFYAFRFFICEVLNFINVVGQIYFMDFFLDGEFSTYGRDVVRFTEMEPEEREDPMARVFPKVTKCTFHKYGPSGTVQKFDGLCVLPLNIVNEKIYVFLWFWFIILSILSGISLVYRAAVVAGPRVRLYLLRARSRLAPQDQVETVAQQLQIGDWFVLYQLGKNIDPLIFKELMDDLAKKFEKNKDTV